Proteins encoded together in one Streptomyces sp. TLI_171 window:
- a CDS encoding class III lanthipeptide produces MSEVLKLQNLSVADTDEGELNEWSTISNYCHSIDEDAV; encoded by the coding sequence GTGTCCGAGGTCCTGAAGCTGCAGAACCTGTCCGTCGCCGACACCGACGAGGGCGAGCTCAACGAGTGGAGCACCATCTCCAACTACTGCCACAGCATCGACGAGGACGCCGTCTGA
- a CDS encoding class III lanthipeptide, translating to MSEILRLQNLSVADTGEGELNDWSTISNHCGSIDEEAV from the coding sequence ATGTCCGAGATCTTGAGGCTGCAGAACCTGTCCGTCGCCGACACCGGCGAGGGCGAGCTCAACGACTGGAGCACCATCTCCAACCACTGCGGCAGCATCGACGAGGAAGCCGTCTGA
- a CDS encoding class III lanthipeptide yields the protein MSEVLKLQNLSVADTDEGELSEWSTISNYCHSKIEEDAL from the coding sequence ATGTCCGAGGTCCTGAAGCTGCAGAACCTGTCCGTCGCCGACACCGACGAGGGCGAGCTGTCGGAGTGGAGCACCATCTCCAACTACTGCCACAGCAAGATCGAGGAAGACGCGCTCTAG
- a CDS encoding class III lanthipeptide: MSEVLKLQNLSVADTDEGELSDWSTISNHCGSKIEEDAL; this comes from the coding sequence ATGTCCGAGGTCCTGAAGCTGCAGAACCTGTCCGTCGCCGACACCGACGAGGGCGAGCTCTCCGACTGGAGCACCATCTCCAACCACTGCGGCAGCAAGATCGAAGAGGACGCGCTCTAG